One region of Triticum aestivum cultivar Chinese Spring chromosome 6B, IWGSC CS RefSeq v2.1, whole genome shotgun sequence genomic DNA includes:
- the LOC123135082 gene encoding uncharacterized protein, translating to MASAPPTHSNGENISEIEIARVNHPPPTTQVAMNGVQNGVHTNPNNGRLAEDKQQAYRSWLLLLTSLTATVTFTVGLTPPGGFWAADDKTNGYVAGISVMRDKFPTRYLAFYYSNTTAFFTSLMIIAMLAKNQNSENTNREQPDAMKKHVLNGLVVLCFLSLGTSYVAGTWDSPSRVIYVVAVFVVNILYMLLPWFVSLIRSCIRSRKP from the coding sequence AGAATATATCGGAAATAGAAATAGCACGAGTCAATCATCCTCCGCCCACAACGCAAGTAGCTATGAACGGTGTTCAGAATGGAGTACATACGAATCCTAACAATGGCAGGCTCGCTGAAGATAAGCAACAAGCTTACCGTTCCTGGTTACTCCTCCTGACGTCATTGACTGCCACGGTCACCTTCACCGTGGGGCTTACCCCACCTGGTGGTTTCTGGGCTGCAGACGACAAGACAAACGGATATGTCGCTGGCATCTCGGTTATGCGCGACAAATTTCCCACGAGGTACTTGGCCTTTTACTACAGCAACACGACCGCTTTCTTCACGTCCTTGATGATCATTGCAATGCTCGCCAAAAACCAAAATAGCGAAAACACAAATAGAGAGCAGCCCGATGCCATGAAAAAGCATGTTTTAAACGGCCTTGTAGTTCTTTGCTTTTTGAGCTTGGGGACCAGTTATGTCGCCGGCACGTGGGACAGCCCTAGTCGAGTGATTTATGTCGTTGCTGTGTTTGTCGTCAACATTTTGTACATGTTGCTGCCTTGGTTTGTTAGTTTGATCCGAAGCTGCATTCGATCCAGAAAGCCTTAA